In Alteracholeplasma palmae J233, a single genomic region encodes these proteins:
- a CDS encoding bifunctional folylpolyglutamate synthase/dihydrofolate synthase — MFKAVSEAIHWVESQPRFKEKADLSYLKTALEKLDLNLDKIKKIHVAGTNGKGSTSAYLSYILLETGVKVGSFTSPYLTQFNERIRVNMIPISDVVLLEYINFMYHFNENLETKLSFFEIITLLSFKYFSDIKVDVMVIEVGIGGLLDSTNITSYDRSVITNIGMDHMKQLGDTKELIAAQKLGIIKSSKDILFSTVDFDLYDYFYKYTNKIGAQFHWINKKNVKVISEIPHVILYENTKYQILLGDYQINNALLAIETIKSLYPNISNEVIKNGIEKTKWPGRLEEILPHTYIDGAHNMHAIEALINSSRLLFENKKIGVLFSALGDKEFTQMLNALKKISSNMVVTSFVDFRYKDLSNLKNEGFNFIENPIEAYNYLKNSVLDVIIITGSIHFIGYIRKILINESK; from the coding sequence ATGTTTAAAGCAGTTTCAGAGGCAATCCATTGGGTTGAAAGCCAACCCCGATTTAAAGAAAAAGCAGATTTGTCTTATTTAAAAACTGCATTAGAAAAATTAGACCTCAATTTAGATAAAATAAAAAAAATTCACGTAGCTGGTACAAACGGCAAAGGTTCAACAAGTGCATATCTTAGTTATATTTTATTAGAAACTGGTGTAAAGGTAGGGAGTTTTACATCTCCTTATTTGACTCAGTTTAACGAACGTATTAGAGTAAATATGATACCTATTTCAGATGTAGTTTTATTAGAATATATTAATTTTATGTATCATTTTAATGAGAATTTAGAAACTAAACTGTCTTTTTTTGAAATCATTACGCTACTATCATTTAAATACTTTTCTGATATAAAGGTAGATGTCATGGTAATTGAAGTGGGTATTGGGGGACTTTTAGATTCTACTAATATTACTTCATATGATCGTTCTGTTATTACAAATATTGGAATGGATCATATGAAACAATTAGGGGATACAAAAGAATTGATTGCTGCTCAAAAATTAGGTATTATTAAATCTAGTAAAGATATCCTGTTTTCAACAGTAGATTTTGATTTATATGATTATTTTTATAAGTATACTAATAAAATTGGGGCTCAGTTTCATTGGATTAATAAAAAAAATGTTAAGGTTATATCTGAGATACCTCATGTTATTTTGTATGAAAATACCAAATATCAAATTCTTTTAGGAGATTATCAAATAAATAACGCCTTACTAGCAATAGAAACAATCAAAAGTCTTTATCCTAACATCAGTAATGAAGTGATTAAAAATGGTATAGAAAAAACTAAATGGCCTGGAAGGTTAGAAGAAATCTTGCCTCATACCTATATTGATGGCGCTCATAATATGCATGCAATAGAAGCACTTATCAATAGTTCTAGACTTTTATTTGAAAATAAAAAAATAGGTGTTTTATTTAGTGCATTGGGTGATAAAGAATTTACTCAAATGTTAAATGCATTAAAAAAGATAAGTTCAAATATGGTTGTTACATCATTTGTTGATTTTAGATATAAAGATCTATCTAACTTAAAAAATGAGGGATTTAACTTTATAGAAAACCCAATAGAAGCCTATAACTATTTAAAAAATAGTGTTCTAGATGTAATTATCATAACTGGATCGATTCATTTTATTGGATATATAAGAAAAATTTTAATTAACGAATCTAAGTAG